CTCGCGCTGATGAACATCTTCGGTATCAAACTCTCGTTGGGTACCGTCGCGGCGCTACTGATGCTCATCGGTTACAGCGTGGACTCCGACATCCTACTCAACAACCACATCCTGCGGCGGTCGGGTGACTTCTACGAAAGCACCTACCGCGCGATGCGAACCGGTGTGACGATGACGCTCACCTCCATCTCGGCGATGACCGTAATGGCGCTCGTGGCGTTCTTCTTCGGCATCGACCTGCTCACGTCCATCGGCGTGGTGCTCGTGCTGGGACTGGCAACTGACCTAATGAACACCTACATGCTCAACTTGAGTCTCCTTCGCTGGTACAAATACGAGGGGATAGCGCGATGAGTCTTCGAGAACAGTGGCGAGTCATTTTCCTCGTCGTCCTCCTACTGGGAAGCGCGTTCGCGCTGTTTGCACCGCAGGGAACCGTCTCCGGCGGTAGTCAAAACGAGGCGTTGACGACGGACGACGGCCCGACCAATTTAGAATACGGGCTTGAACTGGCAGGCGGAACGCGAATCCGAGCGCCGGTTCACGGCGTCACCGCCGAGGACGTTCAGCTTTCGAACGGAACGAGCGAATCCGAGATTCAGAAAGCCGTCGCCGGAAACATCGCCAACGCAGAGCAAAGCGACGTGATGATTCGCCAGAGCCAAGACGGAATCACCGTCGAAGTGCTCACGAACAACGTCACGGTGAACCAACTGGAATCCGCGCTCGACGAAGCGGGCATCGAACACGGAACGGTTCGTGAGGGCGTGACCCAGACGACCCGCGACGAAATCGTTCGCACTTTGCGAGACAAGATTTCGGAGTCCGGGCTTGCCGGTGGTCGGGTTCAAGAAGTGACCTCGTCCGGCGACCACTTCATCCAAATCGAGATGCCGAACACGGACCAGTCGGAGATGAACGACTTGGTCACGGAACGCGGTAAAGTGACCGTCGTCGCTCACTACCCGACCGGTAACGGAAGCTACAACAACACGACGGTGCTTGAGAAGGAGTCCATGACGAACATCGGTCAAGCGGAGGAAAGCCCAGATGGTGATGGTGCGTTCGTCTCTGTTACGCTCACCGATTCCGCCGCGGAGGAATTTACCCGCTTGATGAACGAGCGAGGATTCACCAGTAGCGAAGGAATTTACGCCTGTAACTATCCACAAGAGGACGCCAGTCAAGGCGGGTACTGCCTATACACAGTCGTAGACGGTGAAGTCGTCTATGGTGCATCGATGAGCGACGACCTTGCACCGTCCATCCGAAACGGTGAGTTCAAGCAACAACCATCGTTTACGAT
The window above is part of the Haladaptatus cibarius D43 genome. Proteins encoded here:
- a CDS encoding preprotein translocase subunit SecD, producing the protein MSLREQWRVIFLVVLLLGSAFALFAPQGTVSGGSQNEALTTDDGPTNLEYGLELAGGTRIRAPVHGVTAEDVQLSNGTSESEIQKAVAGNIANAEQSDVMIRQSQDGITVEVLTNNVTVNQLESALDEAGIEHGTVREGVTQTTRDEIVRTLRDKISESGLAGGRVQEVTSSGDHFIQIEMPNTDQSEMNDLVTERGKVTVVAHYPTGNGSYNNTTVLEKESMTNIGQAEESPDGDGAFVSVTLTDSAAEEFTRLMNERGFTSSEGIYACNYPQEDASQGGYCLYTVVDGEVVYGASMSDDLAPSIRNGEFKQQPSFTMTTNNISDARQLQINLRAGALPAALDTQEGTTTYLAPSLATEFKLYSLVAGIAAVLAVSGTVFLRYGKPKVALPMIVTALSEVVILLGIAAAIELPLDLSHIAGFIAVIGTGVDDLIIIADEVMSEGNVHSSRVFQSRFRKAFWVIGAAAATTIIAMSPLAVLSLGDLQGFAIITILGVLIGVLITRPAYGDILRYLLTDK